The Pseudomonadota bacterium nucleotide sequence CCCAACGGCAGAACAGCCCCGACTTTTTAAAGAGTAATCGAAATGGGTATTAATAGGTTAACGCGAAATAGGTTGTTTCAAGATGAGGAGCTCTTTAACAAGCTGCTCCCGTTTGCACGTTATGATCAGGAGAACGAACTCTTCATTCATACCGACGCATCGATCTGGTCGATGTGGGAGCTGCAACCTAAGTGGATCACCAAGGTATCAGATGCAGAGGCGTTCCAGCTTACAGAGCGTGTTCAGGAGCTGCTGGATTCACTGGAACATACTATCTCGGCACAGGTTTCCTGGATAACGACCTTCGATGTTGAAGATCTGCTACGTAACTGTATCTCCTCGTATCCGATCTCTGGGCCGGCCGGCTGGATGACTAGACGCTGGGTTCGCTCTATCAGACTCGCTAGTCAGAGTCGCTCGCTGCAACGTAGGCCGCGTCGACTAAGACTCTTTATCTCTTTTCGCTATGATCCACCCTGGGAGGGCAAGGGACTACTTAACCAGATCGCTCGTACAATAAAGATGTTCATGTACGGAGCGGTTGGTCTGAGTGCCGAGCAACGCCAGGCCGAATACATGGGCTTTGCTAACAAGTTTAAGGGCATCATCGATGGCTCGGCGGCCAAACTAGCTGACCTCGGATTTTATCCTAAACGGGTCGATGGTCAGTCTCTAATCAACCTACTTTATCCTATCCTTAATCGTCGTAGCGTTAAACCGGGCAAACATAGGCGTGGACGTACCACTGCCGTTCCTGTGCCTGAGTACGATCCTGATGATCTGCTAGCAAATCAGATCTCTGAGACCCCCGTAGAGCATCCTCGTGATGGAATTATTCGCAAGGATGGCCGTATATTCCGTTCCGTATCGATGGTGAAGCCCCCCAAATCCTGCATGCCGCTTATGATTGCGCCGTTGCAATCAGCGCCTTATGAAAACATTATAAGCGTCACGTTCTCTAAAGATCCCAAGGAGAAACAACTTGAACGGCTCGATAGACTCGATGGCACCCTCGGTATGCGAGAGCGTGCCTGGGGCGGACGATCCAATCAGAAGGTAAGCCATCAGATCTCAGCCATTAGAAACGCACGCCAAGAGCTATACGATTCACGAGAGCAGATCGTGCGTGTTGGGGTGCACCAGACCTTCCTATGTCAGAACGATGACGAGGCTATACGCGCAACGGCAGAAGCAGTCGCCACCTTTCCACAGCTAAACGGTGCGCGCGGCATGGTACATGAAGTTTCTGATATGGCGGTGCTCATTAACACCCTGCCAGGCGCCTACGATCCAGCAAGTGACGGTGCAGGCTGGACAACAGTTGTACAATCATCAAGGGCCGTTCGAATGTTTCCGTTGTGGGGTAACTGGCGCGGGAGCGCTGGAGCCCAGATTCTCCTTCCAAGCCTTTGGAATCGCGAGCTGATTGGTTTCGATCTCTACGACTCAAA carries:
- a CDS encoding TraC family protein, whose translation is MGINRLTRNRLFQDEELFNKLLPFARYDQENELFIHTDASIWSMWELQPKWITKVSDAEAFQLTERVQELLDSLEHTISAQVSWITTFDVEDLLRNCISSYPISGPAGWMTRRWVRSIRLASQSRSLQRRPRRLRLFISFRYDPPWEGKGLLNQIARTIKMFMYGAVGLSAEQRQAEYMGFANKFKGIIDGSAAKLADLGFYPKRVDGQSLINLLYPILNRRSVKPGKHRRGRTTAVPVPEYDPDDLLANQISETPVEHPRDGIIRKDGRIFRSVSMVKPPKSCMPLMIAPLQSAPYENIISVTFSKDPKEKQLERLDRLDGTLGMRERAWGGRSNQKVSHQISAIRNARQELYDSREQIVRVGVHQTFLCQNDDEAIRATAEAVATFPQLNGARGMVHEVSDMAVLINTLPGAYDPASDGAGWTTVVQSSRAVRMFPLWGNWRGSAGAQILLPSLWNRELIGFDLYDSNIAPNVLISGVSGAGKSYLMCFLISMLNRGHYATLSDGRIIERNPITFIFDKGMTGQPCGFEKLAKLFGGRVYEATPSKAPAMNFLARLGAIAPDSRNDDYKDLVDMCADVVCDMATDGTNIPDRLERGSVAESLIEAHRIYRSGPMRREFILSDCVSVLRAPRRVDETDDIARRRQRIALLIADYYGEGTYARFFDRPGSLKLKERFIVFDLKALSRNPDLQRVFLKIAMVWADTVMNDPSELDTRKILVFDEAHELIGKTQANTIETAFRLYRKRKGIVIAASQSGEDFYVGSGGQAIVQNSAHKIFLRQDPNKFHLTAQAFNLTPQQSDVIMRLRTVKGVESQFYLISDLGESALVLPVEPAFYWVSTNNGDDNQLFSDALIRHNNDFSKALEEIVLIAPYGAKDLQERRMGGAGFQPDDAGSVSGALNSILESGLRDSNV